From Saccharothrix espanaensis DSM 44229, the proteins below share one genomic window:
- a CDS encoding Gfo/Idh/MocA family protein — MGGVDEQLRVGLVGAGPWAHRVHAPGLADHPGTRLTAVWARRPEAAEELAHPYGAAVVTSPDELLSTVDAVAFAVPPEVQAEIAIKAAQQGKHVILEKPIASTLDDAERLADAVTQSGVASLVMLTKRFAPETEEQLAQLHAAGGWIGGNARWLTGALLDGPYSHSPWRHERGPLDDIGPHAFDLLDAALGTITEVVTANRSDAGLWQFVFAHEGGATSSATLTMTVPLNPSISEVSVFGEHGYRAFADRGTTAQQSYTNLLDDFVAMVDSGTTTHRCDVRRGLHLQRIIEQARRKSEA, encoded by the coding sequence ATGGGCGGTGTGGACGAGCAGCTGCGCGTAGGACTTGTCGGAGCCGGACCGTGGGCGCACCGGGTGCACGCGCCCGGCCTGGCCGACCACCCCGGCACCAGGCTGACCGCGGTCTGGGCCCGCCGCCCCGAGGCCGCCGAGGAGCTGGCCCACCCCTACGGCGCGGCGGTCGTCACCTCGCCCGACGAACTTCTGTCCACTGTGGACGCTGTGGCGTTCGCCGTGCCGCCGGAGGTGCAGGCCGAGATCGCGATCAAGGCCGCGCAGCAGGGCAAGCACGTCATCCTGGAGAAGCCGATCGCGTCCACCCTGGACGACGCGGAACGCCTCGCGGACGCGGTCACGCAGTCCGGCGTGGCCTCGTTGGTGATGCTGACCAAGCGGTTCGCCCCGGAGACCGAGGAGCAATTGGCCCAGCTGCACGCCGCCGGCGGCTGGATCGGCGGCAACGCGCGCTGGCTGACCGGCGCGCTGCTGGACGGCCCGTACTCGCACTCGCCGTGGCGGCACGAGCGCGGACCGCTCGACGACATCGGCCCGCACGCGTTCGACCTGCTCGACGCCGCCCTGGGCACGATCACCGAGGTCGTCACCGCGAACCGGTCGGACGCGGGCCTGTGGCAGTTCGTGTTCGCGCACGAGGGTGGAGCGACCAGCAGCGCGACGCTGACCATGACCGTGCCGCTGAACCCGAGCATCTCCGAGGTGAGCGTGTTCGGGGAGCACGGCTACCGGGCGTTCGCCGATCGCGGGACGACCGCGCAGCAGAGCTACACGAACCTGCTGGACGACTTCGTGGCGATGGTCGACAGCGGCACGACGACGCACCGGTGCGACGTGCGCCGGGGCCTGCACCTACAGCGGATCATCGAGCAGGCCAGGCGGAAGTCGGAGGCGTAG
- a CDS encoding NUDIX hydrolase has product MVPDVPPEVPVTPRDAATVMLLRDGGDGLEVFLQRRVRGMAFAGGMTVFPGGGVDPRDSDTSVAWSGPSPDWWAQRFAVSDGLARALVCAAVRETFEESGVLLAGASGDSVVADTSAYGDARRALVARELSFAQFLSAEGLVLRADLLRPWTNWVTPVEEPRRYDTRFFVAVLPRGQRADGWTTEASDAVWQTPVAALQDWQQGRRMLMPPTWVTLTELAEYPGVSDVLDAPRAVEKIVPKLVRDGDAIRVIVP; this is encoded by the coding sequence ATGGTGCCCGACGTGCCCCCGGAGGTCCCGGTGACCCCGCGGGACGCCGCCACCGTGATGCTGCTGCGCGACGGCGGTGACGGCCTGGAGGTGTTCCTCCAACGCCGGGTCCGGGGCATGGCGTTCGCCGGCGGGATGACGGTCTTCCCCGGTGGCGGCGTCGACCCGCGCGACAGCGACACGTCGGTGGCGTGGAGCGGGCCGTCGCCGGACTGGTGGGCGCAGCGGTTCGCGGTGTCCGACGGGCTGGCGCGGGCACTGGTGTGCGCGGCGGTGCGGGAGACGTTCGAGGAGTCCGGCGTGCTGCTGGCCGGGGCGTCCGGTGACTCCGTCGTCGCGGACACCTCGGCGTACGGCGACGCGCGCCGCGCGCTGGTGGCGCGCGAACTCTCGTTCGCCCAGTTCCTCTCCGCCGAAGGGCTGGTGCTGCGGGCCGACCTGCTGCGACCGTGGACGAACTGGGTCACGCCGGTCGAGGAGCCCCGGCGCTACGACACGCGGTTCTTCGTCGCCGTGCTGCCCCGGGGCCAGCGGGCCGACGGGTGGACCACCGAGGCTTCGGACGCGGTCTGGCAGACGCCGGTGGCGGCGTTGCAGGATTGGCAGCAGGGACGGCGGATGCTGATGCCGCCCACGTGGGTGACGTTGACGGAGCTGGCCGAGTACCCGGGGGTGTCGGACGTGCTGGACGCGCCGCGCGCGGTGGAGAAGATCGTGCCCAAGCTGGTGCGCGACGGGGACGCGATCCGGGTGATCGTGCCGTGA
- a CDS encoding MBL fold metallo-hydrolase, with amino-acid sequence MSPVYGQLREVTPFASVVLAENPSVMTLEGTNTWVLRAPGSESCVVVDPGPLDRGHLERVAAHGPVDVVLLTHGHHDHSEGAAEFAALVGAQVRAGNPELGTTGTADSGLAGGDVVEAGGLEIRVLSTPGHTDDSLCFLVENAVLTGDTVLGRGTTVLDGKLRDYLESLKVLADLPPGTIVLPGHGPEIADIGPVARQYLAHREQRLAQVRAAVAELGGSPTARQVVELVYADVDRALWQAAEWSVRAQLDYLADS; translated from the coding sequence GTGAGCCCGGTCTACGGGCAGTTGCGCGAGGTCACGCCGTTCGCGTCGGTCGTGCTCGCGGAGAACCCCTCGGTGATGACGTTGGAGGGCACCAACACCTGGGTGCTGCGCGCGCCGGGGTCGGAGTCGTGCGTCGTGGTCGACCCGGGGCCGTTGGACCGGGGGCACCTGGAGCGGGTCGCCGCGCACGGGCCGGTGGACGTCGTCCTGCTCACGCACGGCCACCACGACCACTCGGAAGGGGCGGCCGAGTTCGCCGCGCTGGTCGGCGCGCAGGTCCGGGCCGGGAACCCGGAGCTGGGCACCACGGGCACCGCCGACTCGGGCCTGGCCGGCGGGGACGTGGTGGAGGCCGGCGGGCTGGAGATCCGGGTGCTGTCCACGCCGGGGCACACCGACGACTCGCTGTGCTTCCTGGTGGAGAACGCGGTGCTGACCGGTGACACCGTGCTCGGCCGGGGCACCACCGTGCTCGACGGCAAGCTCCGGGACTACCTGGAATCGCTCAAGGTCCTGGCCGACCTGCCACCGGGCACCATCGTCCTGCCCGGTCACGGTCCGGAGATCGCCGACATCGGGCCGGTCGCCCGGCAGTACCTGGCGCACCGCGAGCAGCGGCTGGCGCAGGTGCGCGCGGCCGTCGCCGAACTCGGCGGGTCGCCCACGGCGCGCCAGGTGGTGGAACTGGTGTACGCGGACGTCGACCGGGCGCTGTGGCAGGCCGCCGAGTGGTCCGTGCGGGCCCAGCTGGACTACCTAGCCGACTCGTGA
- a CDS encoding Cif family virulence factor, whose amino-acid sequence MPATTPEELPALFAKLFNQSDPSSLYEPGARPPELTGHLTANATMHVTPRKVLTNGDIALLVVDWRLGDERGTAVDVARRGPDGWRYVIDNPSGTGPSRVG is encoded by the coding sequence ATGCCCGCCACCACACCCGAAGAACTCCCCGCCCTGTTCGCGAAGCTGTTTAACCAGAGCGACCCGTCGAGCCTCTACGAACCCGGCGCGCGCCCGCCCGAACTCACCGGCCACCTGACGGCGAACGCCACCATGCACGTCACCCCGCGCAAGGTCCTCACCAACGGCGACATAGCGCTGCTGGTCGTGGACTGGCGGCTGGGCGACGAGCGCGGCACCGCCGTCGACGTCGCCCGCCGGGGCCCGGACGGCTGGCGCTACGTGATCGACAACCCGTCGGGCACCGGCCCGTCACGAGTCGGCTAG
- a CDS encoding winged helix-turn-helix transcriptional regulator: MTNQTVSDHPASDGPAVDPHLSADHLSADHLTVDRPSPDCPVEITLAALRGRWTTLVVRELFGGARGYGELAAALALSDKVLADRLAQLVAHGVVERVRTPGWPSRVTYTLTPRGERLRGVLDAMWEWGAA, encoded by the coding sequence GTGACCAACCAAACGGTGAGTGACCACCCGGCGAGCGACGGCCCGGCGGTCGACCCCCACCTGTCGGCCGACCACCTGTCGGCCGACCACCTGACGGTCGATCGGCCTTCGCCGGACTGCCCGGTGGAGATCACGCTGGCCGCGTTGCGCGGGCGGTGGACCACGCTGGTGGTGCGGGAGCTGTTCGGCGGGGCGCGCGGGTACGGGGAGCTGGCGGCGGCGTTGGCGCTGTCGGACAAGGTGCTCGCGGACCGCCTCGCGCAGCTCGTGGCGCACGGCGTCGTGGAGCGCGTGCGCACGCCGGGCTGGCCGTCCCGGGTGACCTACACGCTCACGCCACGCGGCGAACGTTTGCGCGGTGTCCTGGACGCCATGTGGGAGTGGGGCGCAGCCTGA
- the dnaN gene encoding DNA polymerase III subunit beta, protein MDLTATTADLAAAATEVARLLPTRVLDPVLAGLVLRAGPAGVELVGSDREHAVRLSRPATVHTDGAVLVPARRLADTLRGLEDDQVRLVVEGSRLAVRTSAARFALPLLDLASHPGVPPLPPVAGRMPSEVLVAALTPVAGATSKDDALPIFTGVRMLAVGDHLEMIATDRYRMAFATVPWSAEGSLNVLAPAALLADVSRLPQHTVVTIHADDDRIALSWPGGSVSTTLLAAPFPDDRARKLLEAIIDSTVVVEADALAGAVRRATPYSGPHGSVTLQVEDSELRVRGSDPQTGESEESVKATIEGNRVTKTFQARYLADALRAFSGRRVELRIQDGLRSTVLTSQPGEDGVELKYLVVPLRTVA, encoded by the coding sequence ATGGACCTGACCGCGACCACCGCCGACCTCGCCGCCGCCGCGACCGAGGTGGCCCGCCTGCTGCCGACCAGGGTGCTCGACCCGGTGCTGGCCGGTCTCGTGCTGCGCGCCGGGCCGGCGGGCGTCGAGCTGGTGGGCAGCGACCGGGAGCACGCCGTGCGGCTCTCCCGGCCCGCCACCGTGCACACCGACGGCGCGGTCCTGGTGCCCGCCCGCCGGCTCGCCGACACCCTGCGCGGGCTGGAGGACGACCAGGTCCGGCTGGTCGTGGAGGGCTCCCGGCTGGCCGTGCGCACCAGCGCCGCCCGGTTCGCCCTGCCGCTGCTCGACCTCGCGTCGCACCCCGGCGTGCCGCCGCTGCCGCCGGTGGCCGGCCGGATGCCGTCCGAGGTGCTGGTCGCCGCCCTGACCCCGGTGGCGGGCGCGACCTCGAAGGACGACGCCCTGCCGATCTTCACCGGCGTCCGGATGCTGGCCGTCGGCGACCACCTGGAGATGATCGCCACGGACCGTTACCGGATGGCGTTCGCGACTGTCCCCTGGTCGGCTGAAGGTTCCCTGAACGTCCTAGCTCCCGCCGCTCTATTGGCTGACGTTTCGCGCCTTCCGCAGCACACTGTCGTGACCATCCACGCGGACGACGACCGCATCGCCCTTTCGTGGCCGGGCGGCAGCGTCAGCACCACCCTCCTGGCCGCGCCCTTCCCCGACGACCGAGCCCGCAAACTGCTGGAGGCGATCATCGACAGCACCGTGGTGGTGGAAGCGGACGCCCTGGCGGGGGCGGTCCGCCGGGCGACCCCCTACTCCGGCCCGCACGGCTCCGTGACGTTGCAGGTCGAGGACAGCGAACTGCGGGTGCGCGGCAGCGACCCGCAGACCGGCGAGTCCGAGGAGTCGGTCAAGGCCACCATCGAAGGCAACCGCGTCACCAAGACGTTCCAGGCCAGGTACCTGGCCGACGCCCTCCGGGCGTTCAGCGGCAGGCGGGTGGAACTCCGCATCCAGGACGGCCTGCGCTCGACCGTGCTCACCTCGCAACCAGGAGAGGACGGTGTGGAGCTGAAGTACCTGGTGGTCCCCCTGCGCACGGTCGCCTGA
- a CDS encoding MFS transporter translates to MSHSARLSDYRTALTTPGMRGPVVASLLARLPIAMIGLSLLLYVKLETGSFAAAGLVSAASLIGVAVGSIVQGRLMDRFGPTRPLLGAVSLFAVFVTLAVIAVEAHAPLGLLVPVAFAVGLNEPMVGSASRALWARVTPPGSVRLAGYAYEAISMEVFFILGPGLAGLLVTAPWAGTGVVIGAGSMVVGALWFALNPTVRGVQPEPATRSLLGALASPGMRTVALAALGFGVTIGFIEVAVPAAAEEAGHFGLGGLLLSLWSVSSVLFGVLYAMKPFPKAMHLRLPVLLGGFALLSLLLAVPTTLIGLGLALLVVGTLITPQATTHSAAIEQVAPAGTATEAFGWVVTAVTVGLAVGQFFSGLLVESSGTGAAFLAAAAAGLAIAALVWAFRGTVAAGVPLPRQDEVELASSR, encoded by the coding sequence ATGTCCCACTCTGCCCGCCTCTCCGACTACCGCACCGCCCTGACCACCCCCGGCATGCGCGGCCCCGTGGTCGCGTCGCTGCTCGCCCGGCTGCCCATCGCCATGATCGGCCTCTCCCTGCTGCTCTACGTGAAGCTGGAGACGGGCTCGTTCGCCGCGGCCGGTCTGGTGTCCGCGGCGTCGCTGATCGGCGTGGCGGTGGGCTCGATCGTGCAGGGCAGGCTGATGGACCGCTTCGGCCCGACCCGCCCGCTGCTCGGCGCGGTGTCGCTGTTCGCCGTGTTCGTCACCCTCGCCGTGATCGCCGTCGAAGCCCACGCCCCGCTCGGGCTGCTGGTGCCGGTGGCGTTCGCGGTCGGCCTGAACGAACCGATGGTCGGCTCCGCGTCCCGTGCCCTGTGGGCCCGGGTGACGCCGCCCGGCTCGGTCCGGCTCGCCGGGTACGCCTACGAGGCGATCAGCATGGAGGTGTTCTTCATCCTCGGTCCCGGCCTGGCCGGGCTGCTGGTCACCGCACCGTGGGCGGGCACCGGCGTGGTGATCGGCGCGGGCTCGATGGTGGTCGGCGCGCTGTGGTTCGCGCTGAACCCGACCGTGCGCGGCGTGCAGCCGGAGCCCGCCACCCGCAGCCTGCTGGGCGCGCTCGCCTCGCCGGGCATGCGCACGGTGGCCCTGGCCGCGCTGGGCTTCGGCGTGACCATCGGGTTCATCGAGGTCGCGGTGCCGGCGGCGGCCGAGGAAGCGGGCCACTTCGGCCTGGGCGGGCTGCTGCTGAGCCTGTGGTCGGTCAGCTCGGTCCTCTTCGGCGTCCTGTACGCGATGAAGCCGTTCCCCAAGGCCATGCACCTGCGGCTGCCGGTGCTGCTCGGCGGGTTCGCGCTGCTGTCGCTGCTGCTGGCGGTCCCCACCACGCTGATCGGGCTGGGCCTGGCGCTGCTGGTGGTCGGCACCCTGATCACGCCGCAGGCCACCACCCACTCGGCCGCCATCGAGCAGGTCGCCCCGGCGGGCACCGCCACCGAGGCGTTCGGCTGGGTGGTCACCGCGGTCACCGTGGGCCTGGCCGTCGGCCAGTTCTTCAGCGGCCTGCTGGTCGAGTCCAGCGGCACCGGGGCGGCGTTCCTGGCCGCCGCCGCGGCCGGTCTGGCGATCGCCGCGCTGGTCTGGGCGTTCCGCGGCACGGTCGCCGCGGGCGTGCCGCTGCCCCGCCAGGACGAGGTGGAGCTGGCCTCCTCCCGCTGA
- a CDS encoding Crp/Fnr family transcriptional regulator — MDETLARAGIFQGVEPAAAEALAQTLESVEFPRGHVIFAEGEPGDRLYIIQSGKVKIGRKSPDGRENLLGIFGPSDMFGELSIFDPGPRTSTATTVTEVRAVSMDRPALRQWITNRPEIAEQLLRALARRLRRTNSMLADLIFTDVPGRVAKALLQLAQRFGSQEAGLLRVTHDLTQEEIAQFVGASRETVNKALADFAHRGWLRLEGKSVLILDPERLARRAR, encoded by the coding sequence GTGGACGAGACCCTGGCCCGCGCGGGCATTTTCCAGGGGGTTGAACCGGCTGCAGCGGAGGCACTGGCGCAGACGCTGGAGTCCGTTGAATTCCCGCGTGGCCACGTGATCTTCGCGGAAGGCGAGCCGGGCGACCGGCTCTACATCATCCAGTCCGGGAAGGTGAAGATCGGCCGCAAGTCGCCGGACGGTCGGGAGAACCTGTTGGGGATCTTCGGGCCCTCCGACATGTTCGGCGAGCTGTCGATCTTCGACCCCGGTCCGCGCACGTCCACCGCCACCACCGTGACCGAGGTGCGCGCGGTGAGCATGGACCGACCGGCACTGCGGCAGTGGATCACCAACCGGCCGGAGATCGCGGAGCAGTTGCTGCGGGCGCTGGCGCGCAGGCTGCGCCGGACGAACTCCATGCTGGCCGACCTGATCTTCACCGACGTGCCCGGCCGCGTCGCCAAGGCGTTGTTGCAGCTCGCGCAGCGCTTCGGCAGCCAAGAGGCCGGTCTGCTGCGGGTCACCCACGACCTGACGCAGGAGGAGATCGCCCAGTTCGTCGGCGCGTCGCGGGAAACGGTGAACAAGGCCCTGGCCGACTTCGCCCACCGCGGCTGGCTGCGGCTGGAGGGCAAGAGCGTGCTGATCCTCGACCCGGAGCGGCTGGCGCGCCGGGCCCGCTAG
- the nth gene encoding endonuclease III codes for MARSTVKKPETPLGLTRRARRMVRVLHQGYPDAHCELDFTTPLELLVAVVLSAQTTDVRVNMVTPALFARYRKAADYASADRTELEELIRSTGFYRNKATSLIGLGSALVERFGGEVPGTLAELVTLPGVGRKTANVVLGDAFGVPGITVDTHFGRLVRRWGWTEEEDPVKVEHAIGALVERKDWTLLSHRTIFHGRRVCHARTPACGACLLAPQCPSYGIGQVDPAKAEKLVKGEEAAHLIALAERVRAGERLA; via the coding sequence ATGGCTCGCAGCACGGTCAAGAAGCCGGAGACCCCGCTGGGCCTCACCCGGCGCGCTCGTCGGATGGTCCGCGTACTGCACCAGGGTTACCCCGACGCGCACTGCGAACTCGACTTCACGACACCGCTGGAACTGCTGGTCGCCGTGGTGCTGTCCGCGCAAACCACCGACGTCCGGGTGAACATGGTCACCCCGGCGCTGTTCGCGCGCTACCGGAAGGCCGCCGACTACGCCTCCGCCGACCGCACCGAGCTGGAGGAGCTCATCCGCTCCACCGGCTTCTACCGCAACAAGGCCACCTCGCTGATCGGCCTGGGCTCGGCCCTGGTCGAGCGGTTCGGCGGCGAGGTGCCCGGCACGCTGGCCGAGCTGGTCACGCTGCCCGGCGTCGGCCGCAAGACGGCGAATGTGGTGCTCGGCGACGCGTTCGGCGTGCCCGGGATCACCGTCGACACCCACTTCGGCCGGCTGGTCCGCCGCTGGGGCTGGACCGAGGAGGAGGACCCGGTCAAGGTCGAGCACGCGATCGGCGCACTGGTCGAGCGCAAGGACTGGACGCTGCTCTCGCACCGGACGATCTTCCACGGCCGGCGCGTCTGCCACGCCCGCACGCCCGCCTGCGGCGCGTGCCTGCTGGCCCCGCAGTGCCCCTCCTACGGCATCGGCCAGGTCGACCCGGCCAAGGCCGAGAAGCTGGTCAAGGGCGAGGAGGCAGCGCACCTGATCGCGCTGGCCGAACGGGTCCGGGCGGGGGAGAGACTGGCGTGA
- a CDS encoding TlpA family protein disulfide reductase: MSRAVRWAAVVLVLAVAGVVALWPRASDTDPPPDRPAASGRPAPDLGPLREQAALRPCPKGEGGPEVLRGVTARCLGDGSALDVASALPGRAVVNFWATWCVPCQGELKVLDAYAREPGAVPVVTVLVESKEGDGLELLRKLDVRLPAVFSEEDAVRKAVRPRPGMPVTYVVGADGTLAEVTKYPVLTSVDQVREVVG, from the coding sequence GTGAGCCGGGCAGTTCGGTGGGCCGCGGTCGTCCTGGTGCTCGCGGTGGCCGGGGTGGTGGCCCTGTGGCCGCGCGCCTCGGACACCGACCCGCCGCCGGACCGACCGGCCGCCTCCGGCCGACCGGCACCGGACCTGGGCCCGCTGCGCGAGCAGGCGGCGCTGCGGCCGTGCCCCAAGGGGGAGGGCGGGCCCGAGGTGCTGCGCGGCGTGACCGCCCGCTGCCTGGGCGACGGCTCCGCGCTCGACGTCGCGTCCGCCCTGCCGGGGCGGGCGGTGGTGAACTTCTGGGCGACCTGGTGCGTTCCCTGTCAAGGAGAGCTGAAGGTGCTCGACGCGTACGCGCGCGAACCGGGCGCGGTCCCGGTGGTGACCGTGCTGGTGGAGAGCAAGGAAGGCGACGGCCTGGAACTGCTGCGCAAGCTCGACGTGCGCCTGCCGGCCGTGTTCAGCGAGGAGGACGCGGTGCGCAAGGCCGTGCGGCCGAGGCCGGGGATGCCGGTGACCTACGTCGTCGGTGCCGACGGCACGCTGGCCGAGGTCACCAAGTACCCCGTGCTGACCAGCGTCGACCAGGTGCGCGAGGTGGTCGGATGA
- a CDS encoding NUDIX hydrolase: MSALASPEDVPGWMSGLVKATAGIDARRFTRISPPADGAGRAAAVLMLFGEGPNGPDVLLLRRSDTLGSHPGQVAFPGGAADPTDDGPVDTALREAYEETGVLRSGVRPVAQLPDLYVPVSKFVVTPVLAHWDRPSPVAPVDFNETAAVARVPIAHLADPANRFRVTHPSGYSGPAFSAPGMLVWGFTAGLLDGLLSLGGWEQPWDRTDVRDLELALRAT, encoded by the coding sequence ATGAGCGCGCTGGCGAGCCCGGAGGACGTCCCGGGGTGGATGAGCGGGCTGGTGAAGGCCACCGCCGGGATCGACGCCCGCAGGTTCACCAGGATCTCCCCGCCGGCGGACGGCGCGGGGCGGGCCGCGGCGGTGCTGATGCTGTTCGGCGAGGGCCCGAACGGCCCCGACGTGCTGCTGCTGCGCCGCTCGGACACGCTCGGCTCGCACCCCGGCCAGGTGGCGTTCCCCGGCGGCGCGGCCGACCCGACCGACGACGGCCCGGTCGACACGGCGCTGCGCGAGGCGTACGAGGAGACCGGCGTGCTGCGCTCCGGCGTGCGCCCGGTCGCCCAGCTGCCCGACCTCTACGTGCCGGTGTCGAAGTTCGTGGTCACTCCGGTGCTGGCGCACTGGGACCGGCCGTCGCCGGTCGCGCCGGTCGACTTCAACGAGACCGCCGCCGTGGCCAGGGTGCCGATCGCGCACCTGGCCGATCCGGCCAACCGGTTCCGGGTCACCCACCCGTCCGGCTACAGCGGACCGGCGTTCTCCGCACCTGGCATGTTGGTGTGGGGGTTCACCGCCGGCCTGCTCGACGGGCTGCTCTCGCTGGGCGGCTGGGAACAGCCGTGGGACAGGACCGACGTGCGCGACCTTGAGCTAGCGTTGCGCGCTACGTGA
- a CDS encoding MarP family serine protease gives MNWVDLLVLALAAFAAVSGARQGMVVALPAFVGVLIGLVLGTQLAPLVVAQFENVVTKVVFAVGIVVLLVALGETLGVYVGRTIKPKVNSSPLRGADNALGAIVQGAVVFVVAWMIALPLTMVAGLPSLAKALNQSVILSTVDGTMPQAARTLSQDLQNLFDVSGFPAAMDPFNRTPLKEVGPPDPALSANPIVQKLRPSVLKVRGRAPSCSRALEGTGFVIAPERVMTNAHVVAGTSEVTVEVGRGQFDATVVHYDPQTDVAVLAVPDLEAEPLEFRTDEIKQGEDGIVLGYPLDGPYTASEARIRERIPMLRGPDIYDAATVTRDVYTVRAKVRSGNSGGPLIDPQGRVMGVVFGAAVDDQETGFVLTAQEVAQEVADAPGQVRRASTQTCAS, from the coding sequence GTGAACTGGGTTGACCTGCTTGTCCTTGCGCTGGCCGCCTTCGCCGCGGTCTCCGGCGCCCGGCAGGGCATGGTCGTCGCGCTGCCCGCGTTCGTCGGGGTGCTGATCGGTCTGGTCCTCGGCACGCAGCTGGCCCCGCTGGTGGTCGCCCAGTTCGAGAACGTGGTCACCAAGGTCGTGTTCGCGGTGGGGATCGTGGTGCTGCTGGTCGCGCTCGGCGAGACGCTCGGCGTCTACGTCGGCCGCACGATCAAGCCCAAGGTCAACTCCAGCCCGCTGCGCGGCGCGGACAACGCGCTGGGCGCGATCGTGCAGGGCGCGGTGGTGTTCGTGGTGGCGTGGATGATCGCGCTGCCGCTGACCATGGTCGCCGGCCTGCCGTCGCTGGCCAAGGCGCTCAACCAGTCGGTGATCCTGTCCACCGTCGACGGCACCATGCCGCAGGCCGCCCGGACGCTCTCCCAGGACCTGCAGAACCTGTTCGACGTGTCGGGCTTCCCGGCGGCGATGGACCCGTTCAACCGGACGCCGCTCAAGGAGGTCGGCCCGCCCGACCCGGCGCTGTCGGCCAACCCCATCGTGCAGAAGCTGCGGCCCAGCGTGCTCAAGGTGCGCGGGCGCGCGCCGTCGTGCTCGCGGGCGCTGGAGGGCACCGGGTTCGTCATCGCGCCGGAACGGGTGATGACCAACGCCCACGTCGTGGCCGGGACCAGCGAGGTCACCGTCGAGGTCGGGCGCGGCCAGTTCGACGCCACCGTCGTGCACTACGACCCGCAGACCGACGTGGCGGTCCTGGCCGTGCCGGACCTGGAGGCCGAGCCGCTGGAGTTCCGCACCGACGAGATCAAGCAGGGCGAGGACGGGATCGTGCTCGGCTACCCGCTGGACGGGCCGTACACGGCGTCCGAGGCGCGCATCCGGGAACGCATCCCGATGCTGCGCGGCCCGGACATCTACGACGCGGCGACCGTGACCCGGGACGTCTACACGGTCCGGGCGAAGGTGCGCAGCGGCAACTCCGGCGGCCCGCTGATCGACCCGCAGGGGCGGGTGATGGGCGTGGTCTTCGGCGCGGCCGTGGACGACCAGGAGACCGGTTTCGTGCTCACCGCGCAGGAGGTGGCCCAGGAGGTCGCCGACGCCCCCGGCCAGGTCCGCCGGGCGTCCACCCAGACCTGCGCGTCCTGA
- a CDS encoding methyltransferase domain-containing protein, with protein sequence MDTIGYLDAVARHDTARAYKQRLLSALDVWRRHTVVDVGCGPGADLVDLAATGAEWVIGIDADPEMVAAARARTEEYPAVDVHRADAAALPLADAMVDRARLDRVLHRVDSPAAVFAELRRVLRPDGIAVVAQPDWDTITVDPGDVRVGRAVRDFLCDQVVPGATVGRRVARLAERAGFEVDLHVTAPVIRDFAAADEILGLRRNAERAVRGGGLAPDVARRWLHELGTAPFLATFLLFTAVLRPRGGTR encoded by the coding sequence GTGGACACGATCGGGTACTTGGACGCGGTGGCCCGGCACGACACCGCACGGGCCTACAAGCAACGGCTGCTCAGCGCGCTGGACGTGTGGCGGCGGCACACCGTGGTGGACGTCGGCTGCGGTCCGGGCGCGGACCTGGTCGACCTGGCCGCGACCGGCGCGGAGTGGGTGATCGGGATCGACGCCGACCCGGAGATGGTGGCGGCGGCGCGGGCGCGCACCGAGGAGTACCCGGCGGTCGACGTGCACCGGGCCGACGCCGCGGCGCTGCCGCTGGCCGACGCGATGGTGGACCGGGCCCGGCTGGACCGGGTGCTGCACCGGGTGGACTCGCCCGCGGCGGTGTTCGCCGAGCTGCGGCGGGTGCTGCGGCCGGACGGGATCGCCGTGGTGGCGCAGCCGGACTGGGACACCATCACCGTCGACCCGGGCGACGTGCGGGTGGGCCGCGCGGTCCGGGACTTCCTGTGCGACCAGGTCGTGCCGGGCGCGACGGTCGGCCGCCGGGTGGCACGCCTGGCCGAGCGGGCCGGGTTCGAGGTCGACCTGCACGTGACCGCGCCGGTGATCCGGGACTTCGCCGCCGCCGACGAGATCCTCGGGTTGCGGCGCAACGCGGAACGGGCCGTGCGCGGCGGCGGGCTCGCGCCGGACGTGGCGCGCCGGTGGTTGCACGAGCTGGGGACGGCACCGTTCCTGGCGACGTTCCTGCTGTTCACCGCCGTGCTGCGGCCCCGTGGAGGAACTCGGTGA